GCATTTCCCTATAGGTAAGGGAGGTCAACTGTTTAGGATTGTCTACAATGTTTGGGTTCACACAATAAACAGAGTCAACATCTGTAAAATTCTCATAAAGATCAGCTTTTACCCCGGCAGCTACTATGGCACCCGTTATATCTGAACCTCCGCGGGAAAAGGTAACAAGCTGACCGTTAGGTGTAAAACCAAAAAAGCCTGGAATAACCAAGATTCCATCACGTTCTCTTAATTGATAAAGTCTCTCAAAACTCTCTTCATGTACTAAAGCGCCTCCTAATTGATTTCGAACGATTATACCTGCATCCCTCGGATTAACATAAGATGCTTTTTGGTTCCTGAACGTTAAATAGGCACTTATTACTAACGCTGAGCCATCTTCTCCGCATGATTTCAAAGCGTCCATCCCATAGGGTACACCTTCTTTGATTAAGATCATGGCTTCATCAATCTTAGTTTGGACCGCCGTAAAAACTTCTTCACGCAGTCCGAGTTCGTTAACATTACTTCGAAACCGATTTAACACTTGATCATAAACGTTTCTGTCAAAAGAAGAGCCATGTATAGAATCCCCAAGTTTAATGAGAAGATCAGTTACTTTCTCGTCTCCAGAAAATCGTTTACCTGGAGCAGAGACCACAATAACACTTCTTTCATTATCTGCTTCTATAATGTCAGTAATTTTTTTTATTTGTTCCGCATTAGATACAGAACTTCCACCAAATTTTACTACTTTCATATGTAAACACCCCATCAATCCACAAAGTTACTAATAATTAAGAATTGTATCACAAATTAGTCGGGAAAATGAACCGAAATGATTTAAAAACATAAGTTACCATTTTATATTTTTTAAAATGGAAGCAAATCCCATAGAAAATGATGTATAATAAGTGCAGGTTTATATATTTGTTACTTTTTGGAGAAGGAGGTCAGAATTTGATGGTATATAGAAGGGATGGTTTTGGTGGATCAAGATTTTATCCTGAAGACGGTGAAATTGAAATATTATGTACATTTGTTGAAACGGGGCACCGCTATGTAATACTTCAATATTTAGAACTGCCCTTCAGTTATCGACTAATAAAAAGACACGGGATTCATCTGCTGGATGATAAAGCTCATCTCTCCCTGATCCCCTATCTAAATGCCATAGATCAAGGGATATACGATAACCCTATCCTTGCTCATGATATACATAAGCTTATGTCCTGAATAAAATAAATTTCGATCTATCACTAAAACCTACCTATATGTAACGGATTAAAATTAAATAAAAACCTTCTATTATCGGATGGGCGAAATTCACCCGATAATAGAAGGTTCAAGAAGGCATTATTCAGTTTCAGACTTTACTTTATATGTTTTATTGTTACGAAGCCTTATGCTCTAAACGTAGACGATCAGCAACCATCGCAATGAATTCACTGTTTGTCGGCTTGGCCTTTGTATGCGAGATGGTGTAGCCGAATAAAGAAGATATAGCATCGATATTTCCACGATTCCACGCCACTTCGATCGCATGACGAATGGCACGTTCGACTCTTGAGGCTGTAGTATTGTATTTAGTAGCAATGTCGGGATAGAGGACTTTTGTAATGGATCCAAGGAGTTCAAGATCACGATAAACCATCGTAATGGCTTCCCTTAAATATTGATAGCCTTTGATATGAGCTGGGACGCCAACTTCATGAATAATGTGAGTAATACTTGTGTCAAGATCCGGCTTTTTAGATTTGGTTGAGGTGTAACTGCTGCCAAGTGCACGGTTAATTGGATCACCAGCATGCTTGATTTGTCTAACCTGTTCCGCAAGATGATCCAGGTCAAAAGGCTTCATCATAAAATAGGCAGCACCTAGTTCTACAGCTTTTTTAGTCACTTCTTCCTGCCCAAATGCCGTTAGCATAATGACTTCTGGCTGTTTATCAAATTCTTTCAGCTTTCCAAGTACAGCCAGTCCATCTAAGTGAGGCATAATAATATCCAGGATTAACACGTCAGGCTTCTTTTCTTCTACCATTTGCAGACAATCTTTACCATTGTAGCTGGCATCGATTACATCGATATCATTGGTGTCTTCAAAATATTCCTGAAGAAGTTTGACTAACTCCCTATTATCATCCGCTAAACATACTTTTATTTTTTCCATTTACCTTCCTCCTTACAAAATTATCCCTCTTTTTGCTTGAATACTTATATTCGACATAGAGGAAATCTATCCCTTTTCATTATAACAAATAATATTCAAAATAGGATGATATCTTCAAAATGCTTAAAAATACTTATAAAATCGCAGTTATTCGACATATCCGAAGTTTTAATGTCGTTTTTTGTCGAATAAAAAAGGGCTCACGAGGAGCTCCTTTTTTAACTTGCTTTTTGTTGTTTTTCATATATTTCGATACCGGCTTCTTGAAGCATCCACTCAATATGGACTCCATATCCGCTAGTAGGATCATTAACGAACACATGAGTAACTGCACCAATAATTTTTCCATTTTGAATAATAGGACTTCCACTCATTCCCTGTACAATTCCCCCCGTTTTATCCAACAGTTTAGGGTCGGTAATTTTTACAATCATACCTTTTGTTACAGGGCTTTTCTTAGGCATATTGCTGACAATTTCTACATCAAACGTCTGCATTTTGTCTCCATCCAACACCGTAAGAATCTTTGCAGGTCCTTCTTCTACCTGCTCAGCATAGCCTACAGGCAGACCATTTGGATAGGATTTATTATCCATCGAGCCATCTAATTCTCCAAAGATGCCGAAAGGTGTATTCTTTGTGATCGTACCTAAACGGTCATCCTTTAAGGAAAATTCAGCCCGTTTTTCACCAGGAACGCCCTGACTTCCTTTTTCAATGGACGTAACGTGAGAGCGTACAATGGTTCCTTCATGAATTTCAATAGGCTTTTTCGTATCCATATCTGAAATGACATGGCCTAAAGCTCCATATTTTTTACTATCTGGATGGTAGAACGTCATCGTTCCAATTCCAGCTGCAGAATCACGGATATATAACCCGATCTGATATTCCTTTTCCTGTTTGTTAAACGATGGATTTAATGTCGTTGTCATGATCTCTTTATTTCTTTTTAACGTGAATTTTATGGCTTTTCCATCTTTCCCTGCATCTTTTACAAGGGAGGATAGATCCTCCATACTATTGAGTTCCTCACCATTTCCTTTTAACAAAATATCCCCGACTTGAACACGGGCGTCTTCCCCTGGAGATGTTTTCTCATCCGCTTCTCCCGTTACAAGATGGTGTCCCACAACCAGGACTCCTTTTGTGTGTAATTCTACGCCTACCGATTGTCCTCCAGGGATTAATCGGATATCCTTCATTTTTTTTATGTCCGTTTTCTTCAAAGGAACGCCGGCAAATTCATGAAATACCTGGTTGTCATTTGTAGATGAAAATGCTGTCCAGGCTTCATTAGGATGACTTGAAACCGGTGCTGCCTCTATTTCAGCAGAAGTAGTTACTTTCACTTCTGTTGGAATAGCAAGATATTTCTGAAGGGGGCTGAATAAAGGTAATATAAGCATCAACAGCAGGAGAACAGAACCACATATATGTTTACTTGTCAACTTATGATTCAAGGGTTCAACACTCCTTATTACTCCAGTACCAACTTTCTTGGCTTACTTATAATGTGGTCTTCAAGGCCACTTTTTAAACCAGTATAAACTGAGTAAATATAGTACCGATTCCCTTGGCATGAAACATTCACCATGGTATATATTAAAGCATTAGGCTAATCCTATTTTTGGGACCATTAAAAAAACGTATGGATTGATCCATACGTTTTAATTTCCCCAATATACGTTCATATCATTTATTTAATTTATGTTTATGTGCCATCTCTAACAATTCTCTTGCATGCTCAAGAGTTGTCTCCGTCAATTCAGCTCCTGTAATCATGCGAGATAACTCATCAGCTTTTTCCTGATGAGACAATTCCGAAACCCCGGTGTAAGTACGATCATTATCTACTCGTTTTTCAATTCTTACATGAGTATCTGCCATCGCAGCCACTTGAGGTAAATGAGAAATACAAAGAACCTGAGAACCTTCTGATATTCCATAAATTTTTTCAGCTATAGCTTGAGCCACGCGGCCGCTTACTCCTGTATCCACTTCATCAAAAATGACGCTTGTTACTCCTTGATGTCGTGAGAAAATGCGTTTGAGAGCAAGCATAATTCTAGACATTTCCCCTCCGGAAGCTACTTTATGTATTTCTCTTAGAGGTTCCCCTGGATTAGTCGTAATTAAAAATTTAACATGGTCAAAACCATTCGATTGCAAACGGACTGGTTTACCATCCAGGACAGGATCAGACTGTTTTCCTTCTTTTATAGAAATATCAACATCGAAAGCAGCTTTTTCCAAATATAAATCCTTTAGCTCATCATGAATATAACCAGCTAATAATTCTGAAACATGCTTCCGAATATCATGCAGATCCTTCGCCTCTAATACCGCGTCCTGCCCCAGTTCATCAATTTGACTTTCCATATTGGCAAGTCGTGAATCTTTATTTTTAATCTCGTCTATCTCTTCCTCTATTCTGGATGCATATTCCAGCATCTCCTCGACGTCTGCACCATACTTCTTCTTTAATCGATTCAATTCATTCAATCTGGATTCAATTTGATTTAACCGTTCAGGATCAAACTCCAGGTTCTCCATTTGTGAACTTAATTGAAAGGTCAATTCCTCGATTAAGTAATACGAATTGGAAAGCTCTTCTGACATTTTAGCCAGACTGTCATCAAAATCACCTGTGCTTTCCAAAGAAGTCATCGCGTGACTTAACCAATCCAGACCTTTTTGCTCTCCATATAAAGAATAGTAAGCATCATGGATACCTTGATAAATCTTTTCATAATTATTTAATTTAGTTCGTTCTTCACTTAATTCCTCATCTTCTTTCGGTTGAAGTTCCGCTTCTTGAAGTTCATGAAGCTGAAACTCTAAAAGATCAAGTCGCTGAGCCATTTCTTGTTCATTTTCACTTAGTTCTTTATATCGATTCACCAACGTACGATATTTTTCATAAACACGGCGGTACTCCTGCATAGAAGACTTCATTTCTGAGGAAGCAAATAAATCCAGAAGTTCAATGTGTCTCTCCGGATCCATTAGCGATTGCGTCTCATGTTGACTATGGATATCAATCAGAGCCCGGCCAAATTCTTTTAGTATCCCAAGAGTTACTAATTTACCGTTAACCCGGCAAATACTTTTCCCTTGATGAGTAATTGCCCGATTAAGAACGACCATTCCATCTTCACTAATATCTACACCGAATTGTTCCGTCTTGCTATGAATAGGATGATCCGCTTCCACGGTAAATAAACCTTCAATTTCGGCTTTTTTTGCTCCATGCCGTACAAACTCCACTGAGCCTCTTCCACCGGATAATAATTGTATGGCATCAATGATAATTGACTTACCAGCTCCTGTTTCACCTGTTAATACTGTCAAACCTTCCTTAAAAGTGATTGAAATATGATCGATGATTGCAAAGTCACGAATTGATAATTCAGTTAGCATGAAACGCTCCACCTCAGTTATAGCATATTTAGCAATTGTTCACTTATAGTTTCAGTCTGGTGCTCACTTCGGCAGATGATTAAACAAGTATCATCCCCGCAAATTGTACCCATTATCTCTTCCCACTCTAAATTATCTACAAGTGCTCCTACAGCATTAGCATTACCAGGAAGGGTTTTTAAAATGATAAAGTGGCCAGCTCGATCGATACTAACAAAAGCATCCATCATTAATCGCTTGAGCTTTTCAAACGGATTAAAACGTTGATCCGCCGGGAGGCTGTATTTATAACGGCCATCCATCATAGGTACTTTCACAAGGTGGAGTTCCTTAATATCTCGGGAAACTGTCGCCTGTGTTACGTTATATCCCATACCCTTTAAACGATCCACCAGTTCATCTTGTGTTTCAATATCATCATTGGTAATCAACTCTCGTATCTTTATGTGACGCTGTCCCTTGTTCATGGTAATCCTCCGTTTCAAAAACCATCCAAAGTAAAAGGGCTGTTAAAAGCCCTTCCAACCTGTTTATCCATTGTGCGCTTCATGTGCTCTTTTAACCACATCATCCACCTCAGTCTGGTTTAGTTCCATTTTGGCCCCATCCAGACAAAGGTGTACTAAAAATTCTATATTTCCATCCCCTCCTGTTATAGGAGAAAAGGTTAATCCTTTCGAAGAAAACCCATGCTGTTTAGCGAATTCAAGAATGCCATGAATGACATCCGTATGAATCTTCGCATCTCTTACAATCCCTTTTTTACCTACCTGTCCCCGACCTGCTTCAAATTGGGGTTTTATGAGTGCGGCTACATCTCCCCCACGAGTTAAAAGCTTGGCAAGCACAGGAAGGATAATACGCAGAGAAATAAACGATACATCGATAGACGCGAATTCAGGTGGACCATAAGCTAAGTCTTCCAGCGTTACATAACGAAAGTTTGTCCGTTCCATCACAACGACTTGAGGGTCATTT
The Halobacillus halophilus DSM 2266 DNA segment above includes these coding regions:
- the recN gene encoding DNA repair protein RecN, with protein sequence MLTELSIRDFAIIDHISITFKEGLTVLTGETGAGKSIIIDAIQLLSGGRGSVEFVRHGAKKAEIEGLFTVEADHPIHSKTEQFGVDISEDGMVVLNRAITHQGKSICRVNGKLVTLGILKEFGRALIDIHSQHETQSLMDPERHIELLDLFASSEMKSSMQEYRRVYEKYRTLVNRYKELSENEQEMAQRLDLLEFQLHELQEAELQPKEDEELSEERTKLNNYEKIYQGIHDAYYSLYGEQKGLDWLSHAMTSLESTGDFDDSLAKMSEELSNSYYLIEELTFQLSSQMENLEFDPERLNQIESRLNELNRLKKKYGADVEEMLEYASRIEEEIDEIKNKDSRLANMESQIDELGQDAVLEAKDLHDIRKHVSELLAGYIHDELKDLYLEKAAFDVDISIKEGKQSDPVLDGKPVRLQSNGFDHVKFLITTNPGEPLREIHKVASGGEMSRIMLALKRIFSRHQGVTSVIFDEVDTGVSGRVAQAIAEKIYGISEGSQVLCISHLPQVAAMADTHVRIEKRVDNDRTYTGVSELSHQEKADELSRMITGAELTETTLEHARELLEMAHKHKLNK
- the ahrC gene encoding transcriptional regulator AhrC/ArgR → MNKGQRHIKIRELITNDDIETQDELVDRLKGMGYNVTQATVSRDIKELHLVKVPMMDGRYKYSLPADQRFNPFEKLKRLMMDAFVSIDRAGHFIILKTLPGNANAVGALVDNLEWEEIMGTICGDDTCLIICRSEHQTETISEQLLNML
- a CDS encoding TlyA family RNA methyltransferase, whose amino-acid sequence is MGRKIRLDVLLVEKGYIETREKAKRTIMAGLVFSEQERLDKPGVKVDENLPITVKGKAIPYVSRGGLKLEKALKEFDIQVKDKIMIDIGSSTGGFTDCGLKNGVKMSYAVDVGYNQLDWGLRNDPQVVVMERTNFRYVTLEDLAYGPPEFASIDVSFISLRIILPVLAKLLTRGGDVAALIKPQFEAGRGQVGKKGIVRDAKIHTDVIHGILEFAKQHGFSSKGLTFSPITGGDGNIEFLVHLCLDGAKMELNQTEVDDVVKRAHEAHNG
- a CDS encoding aspartate kinase, with product MKVVKFGGSSVSNAEQIKKITDIIEADNERSVIVVSAPGKRFSGDEKVTDLLIKLGDSIHGSSFDRNVYDQVLNRFRSNVNELGLREEVFTAVQTKIDEAMILIKEGVPYGMDALKSCGEDGSALVISAYLTFRNQKASYVNPRDAGIIVRNQLGGALVHEESFERLYQLRERDGILVIPGFFGFTPNGQLVTFSRGGSDITGAIVAAGVKADLYENFTDVDSVYCVNPNIVDNPKQLTSLTYREMRELSYAGFSVFHDEALIPAFREKIPVCIKNTNNPEAPGTMIVSEQPDREGHVVGIASDHGFLNIYVSKFLMNREIGFGRRLLQILEDEEVSFEHAPSGIDDMSVILRDYQLPKEKEEVVVKRIKDELDVDMVLIERDMAMIMIVGEGMNQAVGLASQAATAFKDAGVNIEMINQGSSEVSMMFGVKSESLTAAVQALYKNFFE
- the spo0A gene encoding sporulation transcription factor Spo0A, translated to MEKIKVCLADDNRELVKLLQEYFEDTNDIDVIDASYNGKDCLQMVEEKKPDVLILDIIMPHLDGLAVLGKLKEFDKQPEVIMLTAFGQEEVTKKAVELGAAYFMMKPFDLDHLAEQVRQIKHAGDPINRALGSSYTSTKSKKPDLDTSITHIIHEVGVPAHIKGYQYLREAITMVYRDLELLGSITKVLYPDIATKYNTTASRVERAIRHAIEVAWNRGNIDAISSLFGYTISHTKAKPTNSEFIAMVADRLRLEHKAS
- the spoIVB gene encoding SpoIVB peptidase, translating into MNHKLTSKHICGSVLLLLMLILPLFSPLQKYLAIPTEVKVTTSAEIEAAPVSSHPNEAWTAFSSTNDNQVFHEFAGVPLKKTDIKKMKDIRLIPGGQSVGVELHTKGVLVVGHHLVTGEADEKTSPGEDARVQVGDILLKGNGEELNSMEDLSSLVKDAGKDGKAIKFTLKRNKEIMTTTLNPSFNKQEKEYQIGLYIRDSAAGIGTMTFYHPDSKKYGALGHVISDMDTKKPIEIHEGTIVRSHVTSIEKGSQGVPGEKRAEFSLKDDRLGTITKNTPFGIFGELDGSMDNKSYPNGLPVGYAEQVEEGPAKILTVLDGDKMQTFDVEIVSNMPKKSPVTKGMIVKITDPKLLDKTGGIVQGMSGSPIIQNGKIIGAVTHVFVNDPTSGYGVHIEWMLQEAGIEIYEKQQKAS